The Micromonospora siamensis genome contains the following window.
CGGCGACCCGGTCGGTGGCGTCCGGGTCGGCCAGGTCGACCACGTGGGTGTCGACGGCGCGGCCGGCGTACGCGGCGCGGACGGCGGCGGCCACCGCGTCGAGGCGGTCGGCGTCCCGGTCGAGCAGGACCAGGTCGGCGCCGCGGCGGGCCAGCCCGTGGGCCAGCGCCTCGCCGATGCCGCTGGCGGCGCCGGTGACCACGGCGGTTCCGCCGGGGAAGACGAAGTCACGCATCGGTACGGCTCCTTTCCGCCTCCGGCGCGCCTGCGGCGAACGGCGGGGCGGTCGTGGTCGGGGCGGTGGCGCGGGAGAAGCGGACGCCTTCGTCGGTGAGCCGGCCGTGCCGCATCAGCAGCACGTCGCGGGGGTAGTTCTGGTGCAGCCGCCACGGCGCGGCGGGCCCCTGTTTGGGCAGCTGGTCCACGGCGCGCAGCACGTACCCGGACTTCAGGTCGATGATCGGTTCGAGGTCGTCGGACTCCGGCGCGAGCGGGGTGACGATCTGCTGCCCGGTGGCGTCCAGGTGGCGCAGCAGCCGGCAGACGTACGTCGCGACCAGGTCGGCCTTGAGCGTCCAGGAGGCGTTGGTGTAGCCGATGGTCATGGCGAAGTTCGGCACGCCGGAGAGCATCATGCCCTTGTAGGCCACGGTGTCGGCCAGGTCGACCTCGGCGCCGTCGACCGACAGGGTCATCCCGCCGAAGGCGAGCAGGTTGAGCCCGGTGGCGGTGACCACGACGTCGGCCGGCAACTCCTCGCCGGAGGCGAGCCGCAGCCCGTGCTCGATGAAGGTCTCGATGGTGTCGGTGACCACCGACGCCCGGCCGGACGTGACCGCGGCGAACAGGTCGCCGTCGGGCACCACGCAGAGCCGCTGGTCCCACGGGTCGTAGCGGGGCGAGAAGTGCCGGTCGACGTCGTACCCGAGGGGCAGCTTGCCCTTGGCGGCCCGGCGCAGCAGCCGCTTGACCAGCCCGGGCGCGCGCCGGCTGAGCTGGAAGTTCGCCACCCCGAGCAGGACGTTCTTCCAGCGCACGATGGGATACGCGGCCTTCGCCGGCAGCCGGCTCCGCAGCGCGTCGGCGAGCGGGTCGCGCGAGGGCAGCGAGATGACGTACGTCGGTGAGCGCTGGAGCATGGTGACGTGGGCGGCCTGCCGGGCCATGGCCGGGACCAGGGTGACCGCGGTGGCGCCGCTGCCGATCACCACCACCCGCTTGCCGGTGTGGTCGAGGTCGGCGGGCCAGTGCTGCGGGTG
Protein-coding sequences here:
- a CDS encoding flavin-containing monooxygenase, with the protein product MATDHVDVLIVGAGLSGIGAAVHLRRNCPDKTYAVLEARGAIGGTWDLFRYPGIRSDSDMYTLGYSFKPWTAAKAIADGDSIRDYVTQTAREYGVDEHIRFHHRVVRAEWDSATARWSVHAHRTDTAQDVVLTCDFLFTCSGYYRYDSGYTPDFPGVERYTGLLVHPQHWPADLDHTGKRVVVIGSGATAVTLVPAMARQAAHVTMLQRSPTYVISLPSRDPLADALRSRLPAKAAYPIVRWKNVLLGVANFQLSRRAPGLVKRLLRRAAKGKLPLGYDVDRHFSPRYDPWDQRLCVVPDGDLFAAVTSGRASVVTDTIETFIEHGLRLASGEELPADVVVTATGLNLLAFGGMTLSVDGAEVDLADTVAYKGMMLSGVPNFAMTIGYTNASWTLKADLVATYVCRLLRHLDATGQQIVTPLAPESDDLEPIIDLKSGYVLRAVDQLPKQGPAAPWRLHQNYPRDVLLMRHGRLTDEGVRFSRATAPTTTAPPFAAGAPEAERSRTDA